A region of Spiribacter roseus DNA encodes the following proteins:
- a CDS encoding urease accessory protein UreD: MAAVAPAAPDPGWRARLDLAFVPTPARTVLARRRHEGPLRVQRSFHPEGAPCHSYVLHPPGGVVGGDRISLDADVREGAWALLTTPGATKFYRSLGRTATLRQNLRVAPGATLEWLPQEQIVFSGAIVEALTRIDLGADSRCFAWELNCLGRPAGGLPFESGSLRQRLEVWREGRPVLLEHTRIEGGSRAVEAPWGLNGQPAFATLVAGPTDADALTAARGVLAAMPGEASATRLEDLLVVRWRGAGALEGYALRERLWAALRPLLMGRPMCRPRIWNT, encoded by the coding sequence ATGGCGGCGGTGGCACCGGCAGCCCCCGATCCAGGATGGCGGGCGCGGCTCGATCTCGCCTTCGTGCCCACCCCCGCACGCACCGTGCTGGCGCGGCGGCGTCATGAAGGGCCGTTGCGGGTGCAGCGAAGCTTTCACCCCGAGGGCGCCCCCTGCCATAGCTATGTCCTGCATCCCCCCGGTGGTGTGGTGGGGGGTGATCGGATCAGCCTCGACGCCGATGTCCGGGAGGGGGCATGGGCCCTGTTGACGACGCCCGGTGCCACCAAGTTCTACCGCAGTCTGGGCCGCACGGCGACGTTGCGCCAGAACCTGCGCGTCGCCCCCGGGGCGACACTGGAGTGGCTGCCCCAGGAGCAGATCGTGTTCTCGGGGGCGATCGTCGAGGCATTGACCCGTATTGATCTGGGTGCTGACAGCCGCTGCTTTGCCTGGGAGCTGAACTGCCTGGGCCGTCCGGCTGGCGGGCTGCCGTTCGAGTCGGGATCGCTCCGCCAGCGTCTCGAGGTCTGGCGCGAGGGACGGCCGGTGTTGCTGGAACATACCCGTATCGAGGGCGGTAGCCGCGCGGTGGAAGCGCCCTGGGGCCTCAACGGCCAGCCGGCCTTCGCCACCCTGGTGGCCGGCCCGACGGATGCCGATGCGCTGACGGCGGCGCGCGGGGTGTTGGCCGCAATGCCGGGCGAGGCCTCGGCGACCCGACTGGAGGATCTGCTGGTCGTGCGCTGGCGGGGGGCGGGCGCGCTTGAGGGATATGCCCTGCGCGAGCGCCTCTGGGCGGCGTTGCGCCCCTTGTTGATGGGGCGGCCGATGTGTCGGCCCCGAATCTGGAATACCTGA
- a CDS encoding urease subunit gamma, protein MQLTPREKDKLMLATAAMVAERRLHRGVRLNYPESMAYIANAIVEGARDGRSVAELMSEGTQLLSREQVMPGIPEMLSEVQVEATFPDGTKLVTIHDPIAEAADDGQAVSS, encoded by the coding sequence ATGCAACTCACGCCGAGAGAAAAGGACAAGCTGATGCTCGCCACCGCCGCGATGGTCGCCGAGCGGCGCCTGCATCGGGGGGTTCGACTGAACTACCCGGAATCGATGGCCTACATCGCCAACGCCATCGTCGAGGGCGCGCGCGATGGCCGCAGCGTGGCGGAACTGATGAGCGAGGGGACGCAGCTGCTGAGCCGCGAGCAGGTCATGCCCGGCATCCCGGAAATGCTCAGCGAGGTCCAGGTCGAGGCGACTTTCCCCGACGGGACCAAGCTGGTGACGATTCACGACCCCATTGCTGAAGCGGCCGATGACGGCCAGGCGGTGTCATCATGA
- a CDS encoding asparaginase: MIHLLTTGGTIASTPGTSGRNVAGALPAEALLDAIDAGLDAGPAVHTESLLQKPSNAINGEDLCRIAERCETRLADPSTDGIVITHGTDTLEDTAWFLQQVLGDCPRPVVVTGSQRALHERGSDAPRNLVDALRVAAATGSRGQGVLVVFDEAIHSASLVRKISSYRLTGFGSPGYGPVGHIDGTILRYPLNARIPTPIPRGPTLPRVDIVPAAAGSACPIDALRGDGAQGLIIDALGRGQVPPDWVPAIARAHAAGCPVAITSSTGSGPVAEVYEYPGSLERVIAAGAVGADTLSARQARLLLMLVLSTPEGAADWRARFATAAGWSTV; this comes from the coding sequence ATGATCCATCTGTTGACCACCGGCGGCACCATCGCCAGCACGCCCGGCACCAGTGGCCGTAACGTCGCCGGCGCGCTGCCCGCCGAGGCGCTGCTTGACGCCATCGATGCCGGCCTTGATGCCGGCCCCGCCGTGCACACCGAGTCGCTGCTGCAAAAGCCCAGCAACGCCATCAATGGCGAGGACCTGTGCCGGATCGCCGAGCGTTGCGAGACACGGCTCGCGGATCCCTCCACCGACGGCATTGTCATCACCCACGGCACCGATACGCTCGAGGACACCGCGTGGTTCCTTCAGCAGGTGCTGGGGGACTGCCCGCGACCGGTGGTGGTGACTGGCTCGCAGCGCGCCCTGCATGAGCGCGGCTCGGACGCACCGCGCAATCTCGTCGACGCCCTGCGTGTCGCCGCGGCGACGGGTTCGCGGGGCCAGGGCGTGCTGGTGGTATTCGACGAGGCGATCCATAGCGCGTCGCTGGTGCGAAAGATCAGCAGCTATCGCCTGACCGGATTCGGTTCGCCGGGTTATGGCCCGGTCGGTCACATCGACGGCACGATCCTCCGGTATCCCCTGAATGCCCGGATCCCGACGCCGATCCCACGCGGGCCGACGCTGCCGCGGGTGGATATCGTGCCGGCCGCCGCCGGCAGTGCCTGTCCCATTGATGCACTGCGGGGTGATGGCGCGCAGGGATTGATCATCGACGCCCTCGGCCGCGGCCAGGTGCCGCCCGACTGGGTCCCGGCCATCGCGCGCGCCCATGCGGCGGGCTGCCCGGTGGCGATCACTTCGAGCACCGGATCCGGGCCGGTGGCCGAAGTCTACGAATATCCCGGCAGCCTGGAGCGGGTCATCGCCGCCGGTGCGGTCGGCGCCGACACCCTCAGCGCCCGGCAGGCGCGCCTTTTGCTGATGCTGGTGCTGTCCACGCCCGAGGGCGCCGCCGACTGGCGCGCCCGCTTTGCGACCGCGGCGGGCTGGTCGACCGTCTAA
- the ureE gene encoding urease accessory protein UreE, translating into METLTQRLGALAADQEVVGTLVLTIEQRERSRFRAMLDNGEVIGVILERGGAALRAGDGLADDTGRIYRVEAAPEPVSTVRSDDPLVLLRAAYHLGNRHTPLEVAKGYLRYRHDHVLDEMVRGLGAEPTHETAPFQPESGAYAGGGHHHG; encoded by the coding sequence ATGGAGACACTGACACAACGGCTCGGGGCCCTCGCGGCGGATCAGGAGGTGGTCGGCACGCTGGTCCTGACCATCGAGCAACGTGAGCGCTCGCGGTTTCGGGCCATGCTGGATAACGGCGAGGTCATCGGCGTGATCCTCGAGCGCGGGGGGGCGGCCCTGCGCGCGGGTGATGGACTGGCTGACGACACCGGCCGGATCTACCGCGTCGAGGCCGCGCCCGAGCCGGTCAGCACGGTGCGCTCGGACGATCCGCTGGTGCTGCTGCGGGCCGCCTATCATCTGGGCAATCGGCATACGCCATTGGAAGTGGCCAAGGGCTACCTGCGCTACCGCCATGACCATGTGCTCGATGAGATGGTGCGCGGGCTGGGCGCTGAGCCCACGCATGAAACCGCCCCTTTCCAACCCGAGTCCGGGGCCTACGCCGGCGGTGGTCATCATCATGGTTGA
- the ureC gene encoding urease subunit alpha: MTSIERSAYAEMYGPTTGDRVRLGDTELFVEVERDLTCYGDEVKFGGGKVIRDGMGQSQRDNETAVDLIITNALIIDYTGVYKTDIGVRDGRIAGIGKAGNPDTQPHVDIVIGPGTEVLAAEGSIVTAGGIDAHIHFVCPQQIEEALMSGVTTMLGGGTGPATGTNATTCTPGAWNIHRMLQAAEAFPMNLGFMGKGNASLPDSLHEQMQAGAMGLKLHEDWGTTPAAIDNALDIAEQYDVQVAIHTDTLNESGFVEDTLAAFRGRTIHTYHTEGAGGGHAPDIIRACGQSNVLPSSTNPTRPYTRNTIDEHLDMLMVCHHLDPAIPEDVAFAESRIRRETIAAEDIFHDRGAFSMIASDSQAMGRVGEVITRTWQTAHKMKVQFGPLAEDNDRHDNLRARRYVAKYTINPAIAHGIAHEVGSLEVGKLADLVLWKPAFFGAKPGTIVKGGMIAAAPMGDPNGSIPTPQPVHYRGMFGAHGGAVAETAVTFCSQAAIEAGIGGRLDLDKRLVAVKDCRDVGKADMKLNDWQPEVSVDPQTYEVRADGELLTCEAAVELPLAQRYFLF; the protein is encoded by the coding sequence ATGACCTCGATTGAGCGATCGGCCTATGCCGAGATGTATGGCCCGACCACCGGCGATCGCGTCCGGCTGGGGGATACCGAGCTGTTCGTCGAAGTCGAGCGGGATCTGACCTGCTACGGCGATGAAGTGAAGTTCGGGGGCGGCAAGGTCATCCGCGACGGCATGGGCCAGAGTCAGCGTGATAATGAAACCGCCGTCGATCTGATCATCACCAACGCCCTGATCATTGACTACACCGGTGTCTATAAGACTGACATCGGGGTCCGTGACGGCCGGATCGCAGGCATCGGCAAGGCCGGCAATCCCGATACCCAGCCCCACGTCGATATCGTGATCGGCCCCGGCACTGAGGTGCTCGCCGCCGAGGGCAGCATCGTGACGGCCGGGGGCATTGATGCGCATATCCACTTCGTCTGCCCACAGCAGATTGAAGAGGCGCTGATGTCAGGCGTGACCACCATGCTGGGCGGCGGCACCGGTCCGGCGACCGGTACCAACGCCACCACCTGTACGCCGGGCGCGTGGAATATCCACCGGATGCTGCAGGCCGCCGAGGCCTTCCCGATGAATCTCGGTTTCATGGGCAAGGGCAACGCGAGCCTGCCCGACTCGTTGCATGAGCAGATGCAGGCCGGGGCGATGGGGCTCAAGCTGCATGAGGACTGGGGGACGACGCCGGCGGCGATCGATAACGCGCTCGACATCGCTGAGCAGTACGACGTCCAGGTGGCCATTCATACCGATACCCTGAACGAGTCCGGGTTCGTCGAGGACACCCTCGCCGCGTTCAGGGGACGGACCATTCACACCTATCACACCGAAGGCGCGGGCGGCGGCCACGCCCCCGACATCATCCGCGCCTGCGGGCAGTCCAACGTTCTGCCGTCGTCCACCAATCCGACGCGCCCGTACACCCGCAACACCATCGATGAGCATCTGGACATGCTCATGGTCTGCCACCATCTCGACCCGGCCATCCCCGAGGATGTCGCTTTTGCGGAATCGCGGATCCGGCGCGAGACCATCGCCGCCGAGGACATCTTCCACGACCGCGGTGCGTTCTCGATGATCGCGTCCGACTCGCAGGCCATGGGTCGGGTCGGCGAGGTGATCACCCGCACCTGGCAGACCGCCCACAAGATGAAGGTGCAGTTCGGGCCACTCGCCGAGGACAACGATCGGCATGACAACCTGCGGGCCCGGCGCTACGTCGCCAAATACACCATCAACCCGGCGATCGCACACGGGATCGCCCACGAGGTGGGATCGCTGGAGGTGGGCAAGCTGGCCGATCTGGTGCTCTGGAAGCCAGCTTTCTTCGGCGCCAAGCCGGGCACGATCGTCAAGGGCGGCATGATCGCCGCCGCGCCGATGGGTGATCCCAACGGGTCGATCCCCACGCCGCAGCCGGTGCATTACCGGGGCATGTTCGGCGCCCATGGTGGGGCGGTGGCCGAGACCGCGGTGACTTTCTGTTCCCAGGCCGCGATCGAAGCGGGCATCGGCGGGCGGCTGGACCTGGACAAGCGCCTGGTGGCGGTCAAGGACTGCCGCGACGTGGGGAAGGCCGATATGAAGCTCAATGACTGGCAGCCCGAGGTCAGTGTCGACCCGCAGACCTACGAGGTCCGCGCCGATGGCGAGCTGTTGACCTGCGAAGCGGCGGTTGAGCTGCCGCTTGCACAGCGCTATTTCCTTTTCTGA
- the urtC gene encoding urea ABC transporter permease subunit UrtC, with the protein MATPQSSATRLIPERPWRRLLHGDMGGRILLGALAVLIVVIPILNQGVSPSSSFHVSDYTVNLLGRYLCFALLALALDLVWGYAGILSLGHGAFFALGGYAMGMYLMRQIGDRGVYGDPVLPDFMVFLGWEQLPWFWYGFDQFWFAALMVLLVPGVFGFIFGWLAFRSRVTGVYLSIISQAMTYALMLAFFRNEMGFGGNNGLTDFKDILGFSLSDPQTRLALFVASALALGLAYLLCRMVVRSRAGRVVRAVRDAEPRTRSLGYRTDHYKLWIWTLSAMLAGLAGALYVPQVGIINPSEFSPLNSIEIVVWVAVGGRGTLYGAALGGALVNYAQTLLTAMIAELWLFALGGLFVAVTLFFPRGLVGLFRRREDRS; encoded by the coding sequence ATGGCGACCCCGCAATCCTCGGCCACCCGGCTGATTCCCGAGCGCCCCTGGCGGCGGCTGCTGCATGGCGACATGGGTGGCCGGATACTGCTGGGTGCGCTCGCGGTACTGATTGTCGTGATACCGATCCTCAACCAGGGGGTATCGCCGTCGTCGTCGTTTCATGTGAGCGACTACACCGTCAATCTGCTCGGCCGCTATCTGTGCTTCGCCCTGCTGGCGCTGGCCCTCGATCTGGTGTGGGGCTATGCGGGCATTCTCAGCCTGGGGCATGGTGCGTTTTTTGCCCTGGGTGGATATGCCATGGGCATGTACCTGATGCGCCAGATCGGCGACCGCGGGGTCTATGGCGATCCGGTGCTGCCGGATTTCATGGTCTTTCTGGGCTGGGAGCAGTTGCCGTGGTTCTGGTACGGCTTTGATCAGTTCTGGTTTGCCGCGTTGATGGTCCTGCTGGTGCCCGGCGTGTTCGGCTTCATCTTTGGCTGGCTCGCGTTCCGTTCGCGGGTCACCGGGGTGTATCTGTCCATCATCAGCCAGGCGATGACCTATGCCCTCATGCTGGCGTTTTTCCGTAATGAGATGGGATTCGGCGGCAACAACGGCCTGACCGACTTCAAGGATATCCTGGGGTTCAGCCTTTCCGATCCCCAGACACGCCTGGCGCTGTTCGTGGCCTCAGCGCTCGCGCTTGGGCTGGCCTATCTGCTCTGTCGCATGGTGGTCCGCTCGCGGGCCGGCCGTGTCGTCCGGGCCGTGCGCGATGCCGAGCCACGCACACGCTCGCTGGGCTATCGCACCGATCACTACAAACTCTGGATCTGGACGCTCTCGGCGATGCTGGCCGGACTGGCCGGGGCGCTTTATGTCCCCCAGGTGGGGATCATCAATCCGAGCGAATTCTCACCGCTCAACTCGATTGAGATCGTGGTCTGGGTGGCGGTGGGCGGCCGCGGCACGCTGTACGGCGCGGCACTGGGGGGCGCGCTGGTCAATTATGCCCAGACGCTGTTGACGGCGATGATCGCCGAGCTCTGGCTGTTCGCCCTGGGCGGGCTGTTCGTCGCGGTCACCCTGTTTTTCCCGCGTGGACTGGTGGGCCTTTTCAGGCGCCGGGAGGACCGCTCATGA
- a CDS encoding porin family protein: MPHAKTLPLALLLAASATPALGADAGDTYAGGGLGRVSYDTNADVTLNPTAIVGRLGYHVTDHIAIEARLGVGLSSDDTAIDSGGNVEIALKQLAGAYAVGHLPITRGVSVYGLAGFTYGRAEFTGSAGGFSDTANDTGLSWGIGSEAALTDRISGYVEWASYLDQDAYTATAITAGATYGF; the protein is encoded by the coding sequence ATGCCCCACGCAAAAACCCTTCCCCTCGCCCTGCTTCTCGCCGCATCCGCCACACCCGCGCTCGGTGCCGACGCCGGCGACACCTATGCCGGCGGTGGCCTTGGCCGGGTCAGCTATGACACAAATGCCGACGTGACTCTCAACCCCACCGCCATCGTCGGCCGGCTGGGCTACCATGTCACCGATCACATCGCCATTGAGGCTCGCCTGGGTGTGGGCCTCTCGAGCGACGACACCGCTATCGACAGCGGCGGCAACGTCGAAATCGCGCTCAAACAGCTCGCTGGCGCCTATGCCGTTGGTCATCTGCCGATCACCCGGGGAGTATCGGTCTACGGTCTGGCCGGCTTCACCTATGGCCGGGCCGAGTTCACCGGCAGCGCGGGGGGTTTCAGTGACACGGCCAATGACACCGGGCTGTCCTGGGGCATCGGCAGCGAGGCGGCCCTGACCGACCGGATTTCGGGGTATGTCGAGTGGGCGAGCTACCTCGATCAGGATGCCTACACGGCCACCGCGATCACCGCCGGCGCCACCTATGGTTTCTAG
- the urtB gene encoding urea ABC transporter permease subunit UrtB gives MKRFARCMLVSLLMALGLTASPAGAADDEALVSSLRQLNEGSFDDKAAAVRTIAESGHPRAVPVLQALLDSRLYFRIGGGEIVIADSLDSGFAVTDPLSGERVGEASQYEIRRVSINNAVRTEARKMLALAGLSSPDRQARSEAVERLLESPDPAIAKRMEGLVAEEPVDAIRRDMSLAIGLARLDAPEAAIRLEALETLDGSLRNRVRNEVRRLAQNDPDSAVQARAAEILTGIEERRDLWGLGEQIFFGLSAGSVLMLAAFGLAITFGVMGVINMAHGELIMLGAYTTYVVQLLMPNAIDYSLFVAIPAAFLVTGAFGVAIERGVIRFLYGRPLETLLATFGISLILQQLVRTVFSPLNRQVSTPDWMSGAIEVNAALSLTLNRLYVIAFSFLVFGLLLLLFKRTTLGLKVRAVSQNRAMARAVGVSSSRIDALTFGLGAGVAGLAGVALSQITNVGPNMGQAYIIDSFLVVVFGGAGSLWGTLVGGLSLGVLNKFLEPETGAVLAKVLVLVFVILFIQRRPQGLFPQRGRAASEG, from the coding sequence ATGAAACGCTTTGCCCGATGCATGCTGGTCAGTCTGCTCATGGCCCTGGGTCTGACGGCGTCGCCCGCCGGAGCGGCGGATGACGAGGCGCTGGTCTCGAGTCTGCGCCAGCTCAATGAGGGAAGTTTTGATGACAAGGCAGCGGCGGTCCGCACGATTGCCGAGAGTGGCCACCCGCGGGCAGTGCCCGTGCTGCAGGCCCTTCTCGACAGCCGGCTGTACTTTCGGATCGGGGGTGGCGAGATCGTCATCGCCGACAGCCTTGATTCGGGATTCGCGGTGACCGATCCGCTCAGTGGCGAGCGGGTCGGCGAAGCCTCGCAGTACGAAATCCGCCGGGTGAGCATCAACAACGCAGTTCGCACCGAAGCGCGCAAGATGCTGGCGCTGGCGGGACTCTCCAGCCCCGATCGCCAGGCGCGTAGCGAGGCGGTCGAGCGCCTGCTGGAATCCCCCGACCCGGCGATTGCCAAGCGCATGGAGGGCCTCGTGGCGGAAGAGCCCGTCGATGCGATTCGCCGGGATATGTCGTTGGCCATCGGCCTGGCGCGCCTTGATGCCCCCGAGGCGGCGATCCGGCTGGAAGCGCTGGAAACACTGGATGGCTCGCTGCGCAATCGGGTGCGCAATGAGGTGCGGCGGCTGGCACAAAACGACCCCGATTCGGCCGTCCAGGCCCGTGCCGCTGAGATCCTGACCGGCATCGAGGAGCGGCGGGATCTCTGGGGACTGGGCGAGCAGATCTTCTTTGGTCTGTCGGCGGGATCGGTCCTCATGCTCGCCGCTTTCGGGCTGGCCATCACCTTCGGGGTGATGGGCGTCATCAACATGGCCCATGGCGAGCTGATCATGCTCGGCGCTTACACCACCTATGTGGTCCAGCTGTTGATGCCCAATGCAATCGATTATTCGCTGTTCGTCGCGATTCCGGCGGCCTTCCTGGTCACCGGGGCGTTTGGCGTGGCCATCGAACGCGGAGTCATACGGTTTCTGTACGGGCGGCCGCTCGAAACGCTGCTCGCCACCTTCGGTATCAGCCTGATCCTCCAGCAGCTGGTGCGGACGGTGTTCTCGCCACTCAACCGCCAGGTGAGTACGCCGGATTGGATGAGCGGCGCCATCGAGGTCAATGCGGCCCTCAGCCTGACGCTCAACCGGCTCTATGTGATTGCGTTCTCGTTTCTGGTGTTCGGGTTGCTGCTGTTGCTGTTCAAGCGCACCACGCTGGGCCTCAAGGTGCGGGCGGTGTCACAGAACCGCGCCATGGCCCGGGCCGTGGGGGTCAGTTCATCGCGCATTGATGCACTGACCTTTGGCCTGGGGGCGGGTGTCGCCGGCCTTGCCGGTGTCGCGCTGTCGCAGATCACCAATGTCGGCCCCAATATGGGTCAGGCCTACATCATCGACTCATTCCTGGTCGTGGTGTTCGGGGGCGCCGGTAGTCTCTGGGGCACACTGGTCGGCGGGCTGTCGCTGGGCGTGCTCAATAAATTCCTCGAGCCCGAAACCGGCGCCGTTCTCGCCAAGGTGCTGGTCCTGGTGTTCGTGATCCTGTTCATCCAACGCCGCCCGCAGGGACTGTTCCCCCAGCGTGGTCGCGCGGCATCGGAGGGCTGA
- a CDS encoding urease accessory protein UreF, with the protein MKPPLSNPSPGPTPAVVIIMVDGTDARTLRLWQLLSPTLPVGAYAYSAGLETAIEQGWVGDEPSLVDWVGGQLPSGIGALDLPVLARLQAAWQRDDRPAVEVWTSRLLAARETAELRAEDIHIGRALMRLLGEFGISEALTFDRDRDVTWATAFALATARWAIGMDQAALGYAWAWSENQVAAAVKLVPLGQSAGQRALLRIADAIPGAVDNAAALDDESIGATTPGVSLASGWHEVQYSRLFRS; encoded by the coding sequence ATGAAACCGCCCCTTTCCAACCCGAGTCCGGGGCCTACGCCGGCGGTGGTCATCATCATGGTTGATGGCACCGATGCCCGAACGCTGCGGCTGTGGCAGCTGCTGAGCCCGACACTGCCGGTGGGCGCCTACGCCTACTCGGCCGGTCTGGAGACCGCCATTGAGCAGGGCTGGGTGGGCGACGAGCCGTCTCTGGTCGATTGGGTTGGCGGTCAGTTGCCGAGCGGGATCGGGGCGCTTGATCTGCCGGTACTGGCGCGTCTGCAGGCCGCCTGGCAGCGCGATGACCGCCCGGCGGTCGAGGTCTGGACCAGTCGTCTGCTCGCGGCCCGGGAAACCGCTGAGCTGCGCGCCGAGGATATTCACATCGGCCGGGCACTGATGCGGCTGCTCGGTGAGTTCGGCATCAGCGAGGCGCTCACTTTCGACCGCGACCGCGATGTCACCTGGGCCACCGCCTTCGCCCTGGCCACCGCGCGCTGGGCCATCGGCATGGATCAGGCCGCCCTCGGCTATGCCTGGGCCTGGTCCGAGAATCAGGTGGCCGCGGCGGTCAAGCTCGTTCCCCTGGGGCAGAGCGCCGGTCAGCGTGCGCTGCTTCGTATCGCGGACGCCATCCCCGGGGCCGTCGACAACGCCGCTGCCCTCGATGATGAATCCATTGGTGCCACCACCCCGGGCGTCAGCCTGGCCAGCGGCTGGCACGAGGTCCAGTACTCACGGCTGTTTCGCAGCTGA
- the ureG gene encoding urease accessory protein UreG, producing MTDNPTPLRVGIGGPVGSGKTALTLALCRALRERLSLAVVTNDIYTREDAEFLSRHEALPSGRIVGVETGGCPHTAIREDASMNLTAVADLQARFGDLDVVFIESGGDNLSATFSPELSDLTLYVIDVSAGDKIPRKGGPGITRSDLLVINKTDLAPQVGASLDVMARDSRMMRGEAPFQLASIAAGEGVEGIIEFILREGMLARSVA from the coding sequence ATGACAGATAACCCCACTCCGCTGCGCGTCGGTATCGGTGGACCGGTCGGATCCGGCAAGACCGCCCTCACGCTGGCGCTGTGCCGGGCGCTTCGCGAGCGCCTGTCGCTTGCCGTGGTGACCAATGATATCTACACCCGCGAGGATGCCGAGTTTCTCTCGCGCCACGAGGCACTGCCCAGCGGGCGCATCGTCGGCGTTGAAACGGGTGGGTGTCCGCATACCGCCATCCGCGAGGATGCCTCGATGAATCTCACCGCGGTCGCCGATCTGCAGGCGCGCTTCGGTGATCTCGATGTGGTGTTCATTGAAAGTGGTGGCGACAACCTCTCGGCCACATTCTCGCCGGAACTCTCCGATCTGACCCTGTACGTCATCGATGTCTCGGCCGGCGACAAGATCCCGCGCAAGGGCGGCCCCGGCATCACACGCTCTGACCTGCTGGTCATCAACAAGACCGACCTCGCGCCGCAGGTGGGGGCGTCGCTCGACGTGATGGCCCGTGACAGCCGCATGATGCGCGGCGAGGCCCCGTTCCAGCTTGCGAGCATCGCCGCCGGAGAAGGCGTTGAGGGCATCATTGAATTCATCCTGCGGGAGGGCATGCTGGCGCGCTCGGTGGCCTAG
- a CDS encoding urease subunit beta, translating to MIPGEVITAAGEIALNAGRETLTVRVANAGDRPIQVGSHYHFHEVNPALEFDRDAALGYRLNIPAGTAVRFEPGQSREVELVAYAGDRAIYGFRAAVMGELE from the coding sequence ATGATTCCCGGCGAGGTGATCACGGCGGCCGGCGAGATCGCGCTCAACGCGGGGCGGGAGACCCTGACCGTCCGAGTGGCGAACGCCGGTGACCGGCCGATTCAGGTCGGATCCCACTACCATTTCCACGAAGTCAATCCCGCGCTGGAGTTTGATCGCGACGCCGCGCTCGGCTACCGGCTCAACATCCCGGCCGGCACCGCCGTGCGGTTTGAGCCGGGGCAGTCCCGCGAGGTCGAGCTGGTGGCCTACGCCGGTGATCGCGCGATCTATGGCTTTCGCGCCGCAGTCATGGGGGAGTTGGAATGA
- the urtA gene encoding urea ABC transporter substrate-binding protein produces the protein MYAKKRLHNGMASTLAAGVLALGLGGNSALAQEEDPIKVGILHSLSGTMAISETALKETVEMLIEQQNENGGLLGREIEPVVVDPASDWPRFAEQARQLLADDEVDVVFGTWTSVSRKSVLPVFEELNGLLFYPVQYEGEESSENVFYLGASPNQQAIPAVDYLMDELDVERFALLGTDYVYPRTTNKILEQYLMDNGVAEEDIMINYTPFGHSDWQSIVSDVRDFGGQGEKTAIVSTINGDANVPFYTELANQGVSASDIPVVAFSVGEQELAGIDTEPLVGHMSAWNYFMSAPTTENVEFIQAWHEFKDDTSAVTNDPMEAHYIGFNMWVEAVRRAGTTDVEAVQDAIIGVTVPNLTGGYATMMPNHHITKPVMIGEIQPDGQFSVVWETNGEVAGDAWSDYLPESSDIIASWRAPLVCGNYNVETGVCSGQDYGD, from the coding sequence ATGTACGCAAAGAAGCGACTGCATAACGGCATGGCAAGTACGCTTGCCGCTGGCGTTCTGGCGCTTGGCCTGGGAGGCAACAGCGCACTGGCCCAGGAGGAGGATCCGATCAAGGTCGGCATCCTGCATTCACTGTCCGGCACGATGGCGATCAGTGAGACGGCCCTCAAGGAAACCGTCGAGATGCTCATCGAGCAGCAGAACGAGAACGGCGGCCTGCTTGGCCGCGAAATCGAACCGGTGGTCGTGGACCCGGCCTCGGACTGGCCGCGATTCGCCGAGCAGGCAAGGCAGCTGCTGGCGGACGACGAGGTTGACGTGGTGTTCGGCACCTGGACATCGGTCTCGCGAAAGTCCGTCCTGCCGGTGTTCGAAGAGCTCAACGGGCTGCTCTTCTACCCGGTGCAGTATGAGGGCGAGGAATCCTCCGAGAATGTGTTCTATCTGGGGGCCTCACCCAACCAGCAGGCCATTCCGGCGGTTGATTACCTGATGGATGAACTGGACGTGGAGCGCTTCGCGCTGCTGGGGACCGACTATGTCTATCCCCGCACGACCAACAAGATCCTCGAGCAGTACCTCATGGATAACGGGGTGGCCGAGGAAGACATCATGATCAACTACACGCCGTTCGGGCATTCCGACTGGCAGAGCATCGTCTCGGATGTGCGCGACTTCGGGGGCCAGGGTGAGAAGACCGCCATCGTCTCGACCATCAACGGTGACGCCAACGTCCCGTTCTACACCGAGCTGGCCAACCAGGGCGTTTCCGCCTCGGATATTCCGGTGGTGGCCTTTTCGGTGGGTGAGCAGGAGCTTGCCGGGATCGACACCGAACCGCTGGTCGGTCACATGTCCGCCTGGAACTACTTCATGAGCGCGCCGACCACGGAGAACGTCGAGTTCATCCAGGCGTGGCACGAGTTCAAGGATGATACCTCGGCGGTCACCAACGATCCGATGGAGGCCCATTACATCGGCTTCAACATGTGGGTCGAGGCCGTGCGCCGGGCCGGTACAACCGACGTTGAAGCGGTGCAGGACGCGATCATCGGCGTGACCGTCCCCAATCTCACCGGCGGCTACGCCACCATGATGCCCAACCACCACATCACCAAGCCGGTGATGATCGGTGAGATCCAGCCTGATGGGCAGTTCTCGGTGGTATGGGAAACCAACGGCGAAGTGGCCGGTGATGCCTGGTCGGACTATCTCCCCGAGAGCAGCGACATCATCGCCAGCTGGCGGGCACCGTTGGTCTGCGGCAATTACAACGTCGAGACCGGCGTGTGTTCAGGTCAGGACTACGGCGACTGA